The genomic region GCCGGGAACTCATCGTCGCCGTGGTAGCAGCGGATGGCGTCGTCGATGAGCGGCCATACGCGATCCGAGCGGTGTGACGTCGTCGCACCGTACGTGCACAGCAGCCTGAACGCCGCGAGTCTCACGACACCGGACTCCTCGTCGTGCAGCGCGGTCTCCGCACCGGCGAGCGCCTTGTCCACGAGACGCGCGTCGACGTCGACGAGCTTCTCGAAGGTGGAGAGCACCTCCCAGCGGGTCTGCGACTCAGGGCGGTGCAGCGCGTCGGTGAGCTCGGGAGCGTAGGGCTTGAGCAGCGAGGCGTTCGTCTCGGAGACGATGCGCACGACGCTTGCCGCCGCCTGCCGAGAACGACGGTCATCGCCCGCCAGGGAATCGACGACGAGCTTGAGGATCTTTGTGTCGGTCAGCGCCTTCTCCGCGACATCGGCGCGGTCGGCATCTGCTGAAAAGACGAACTTCTTCTCTGCCATGGATGAACTCCGTGGTCGTTGTGGGCGCGGTGCGTGCGCAACCGCGCGATTCTCGCCGGACGCGGCAAGAGCGCCGCGAGATTATACCAGACACGCTGCCCAAACGCCCGTCCACCGACCACTGCGTGTCGCCGTCGATTCCGGCCGATACACTGATGCGACCACTTCGACCACGCCGCACCGGCTGTACCACGGAGGATCACCATGCCCGTCGCAGGATGCCCCGGACAGGACGCCCGAGCCCTCACCGCCGAGGATGTCGCCTGCCCCGTCTGCGGTTACGCGGTCGAGTTCTTCTCCGATGAGCGCTCCCGCAAGTGCCAGTCGTGCGGCCAGAAGGTAATGCGCGACCGGGGCGACAACTGCGCCGACTGGTGCTCGGCGGCGGCAGACTGCGCGATCCTGCGCGGGATGAGGCCCGACAGCGAGTAGCGGACGCCAGCGTAGCGACGCTGTATGCAGCCGCGGGCCAACGCACGGCGCACCCGCCGCAGACGACGACCTACGCCCGCCCCACCTTCTGCACCTGCACCGACGTCACTTTGAGGTTGGGGATCTTCGCGCTCGGATCGAGCGTCGTGCCTGTGAGCAGGTTGGCCGGGGCATCGGCGAAGTGGAACGCCATGAACACGACGCCCGTCTTCGGTCCGCCCCGCTCGGCGACGCTCGCCTGAGCGGTCACCGTGCCGCGCTCGCCCACGACCTCGACCGCGTCACCGTCGCAGATGCCGCGGGCCGCTGCGTCCTGCCTGCTGATCTCGACGTAACCGCGGTCCTTGAGCCCACTCAGACCCGCGCTGCGCTTGGTCATCGTGTTGGTGTGGAAGTTCCACAGCTGGCGGCCGGTCGTCAGGATGAGCGGCCGCTCGGCACTGACGGTGTCGGTCGGCACCCGGTAGTCGACCGCCTTGAACTCGCCAAGGCCGCGCGTGAACCGCTCGGCGTGCAGGATCGGCGTGCCGGGATGGTCGTCGTCGGGGCAGGGCCAGCGCACTTCACCCTCGGCCTCGAGCCGCTTGTAGCTCACGCCACCGTACTGCGGCGTGAACGCCGACATCTCGATCATCACCTCGGACGGCGATGCGTACTCGTCGTCGATGCCGAGCAGATGCGAGAGCCGTACGATGATCTCGCCATCGGGCAACGCGTCGCCGGGCGAGTCGATGACCTTGCGCGCACGCTTGATGCGGCGGTCGGTGTTGGTGAAGGTGCCCTCCTTCTCGAGGAAGGACGCTGCAGGGAGCACCACGTCGGCAAGCGAGGCGGTCTCTGTCATGAAGATGTCCTGCACGACGAGGAAGTCGAGCGCCTCGAGTCCCTCGAGCACGTGGACCTGATCGGGGTCGGCGATGACGGGGTTCTCCCCCATCACGTACATCGCCTTGAGCGAGCCCGCATGTGCGGCGTCCATCATCTCGACGAGGGTCAGTCCCGGCTCGGCGGACAGCTCGGGCTCCATCTCCCACAGCTCACACGCGCGCAGCACCGAGTCGGTGGTGAGCGGCTGGTAGCCCGGCAGGCAGTTGGGGAGACATGCGAGGTCGCAGGCGCCCTGGACGTTGTTCTGGCCACGCAGCGGATTGACGCCGGTGCCTGGGCGGCCGATGTTGCCGGTCATCATCGCGAGGTTGGCGACCGCCCGGACCTGCTCGGTACCGCTCTCGTGCTGCGTGACGCCCATCGAGTAGACGATCGCCGAACGCTCAGCCGAGCCGTACGCGATCGCGACCTCGCGGATGTCGTCGACGCTGATGCCGGTGATCGTGGCGGCAGCGTCGATGTCGTAGTCGGCCACGAGCTCGCGCACCGCCTCGAAGCCTTCCGTGCGCTTCGCGATGAACTCCTCGTCGGCGAGTCCCTCATCGAGGATCACGCGCATCATCGCGTTGATGAGCGCGACGTTGGCGCCCGGCTCGACCGCCAGCCACTTCTCGGCGTGGCGCGCCAGCCGGATGCTGCGCGGATCGATCACGAACACGCGCGTCCCGTGCATCGCAGCGCGCTTGAGCTCGATGCCGATGATCGGATGCGCTTCTGTGGTGTTGGATCCGATGACGAGGATCACCTCGGCCTGACCGAGGTCGTCGATCGAGTTCGTCATCGCGCCACTCCCGAATGCTGCGGCCAGACCGGCCACCGTGGAGCTGTGTCAAAGACGGGCGCAGTGGTCGATGTTCTGCGTGCCGAGACCGGCGCGCATCAGTTTCTGGAAGAGGTAGTTCTCCTCGTTCGTGCACTTCGCCGAGGCAAGCCCTGCGACCGCATCGCCGCCATGCGCGTCTCGGATGCGCGAGAGCTCACCGGCCACGAGCGCGAGCGCCTCGTCCCAGGTCGCCTCGACGAGTTCGCCGTCGCGGCGGATGAGGGGCGTCGTGAGCCGGTCGGGGTGCTGCGCGAAGCTCCACCCGTAGCGGCCCTTGGCGCACAGGTTGCCGTGGTTGGGGCCGGCATCGAGCGGAGCGCGTGCGCCGATAACCTGGCCGTCGTTTGTCGCGAACTCGATGGTGCAGCCCACGCCGCAGTAACCACACGTCGTTCGGGTCCACTCGACTTCCCAGTGGCGCCCCTTAAACCTGCTGAGCCGATCGGTGAGCGCGCCGGTGGGACAGGTGGAGACGCACTGGCCGCAGAACTCGCAGCCCGCCTCGCGCATCGACATCCCGAACGCGGTGTTGGGCACCGACTCGAACCCGCGATTGGTGAAGCCCCAGACGTCGCAGCCCTGCACCTCGTGGCAGATGCGTACGCACCGGCCGCACGAGATGCACTTCGAAAGGTCGCGCGCGATGAGCGGGTTCTCGTCATCGCATCCGGACTCGTGGCGCTCGCCCTCGAAGCGCGCGGCCTCGATGCCGAGGTCGTAGGCGGCGTCCTGCAGGCCGCACTTGCCGTTCGACTCGCAGGTGAGGCACTCGATCTTGTGGTCCGAGAGCAGCAGCTCGACGATGGTCGAGCGGATGGAGTGCAGCGCGTCGGACTTCGTAGTGACGACCATGCCCTCCGACGCGGCCGTGGTGCACGACGTCGGGAAGCCGCGCATGCCCTCGATCTGGACGACGCACAGACGGCACGCCCCGAAGGGCTCGAGCCGCGGGTCGTGGCAGAGCGTGGGGATGTGGACGCCCGCTTCTCGGCAGGCCTCGAGCACGCTCGCGCCGTCACGCGCAGCGATGCTGCGACCGTCGACGGTCAGCGTGACCGTGGCTGTTGTGAGCGGCTCGGTCACTTGCCGCCCCGCCTGAGCACGCGCACTTCGCCCTCGACGAGCACGCAGTCGATGAGCTCCTTGGCGAACGCCGCGATGTCAGAGACCGACAGGATGCCGACCGGCTTGCCGTTCTCGACGACCGGCAGACGCCGCATCGCGAGTTCGCGCTGGAGGCGCACCGCTTGCGAGAGATCCATATCGGGCTCGAGCGGCACGAAGTCGGTGAACATGATCTCCGAGACGTGGACCGTCGTCGGATCCCCACCGTCGGCGACCACGGTGTGCGTGATCTGGCGGTCGGTCACGATCCCGACCATGTGGCCGTCCTTGGTGATAATCACCGAGCCGACCTGCTCGTCGCGCATTCGCTTGGCGACGGAGGCCACACTCGAATCGGACGGCATGTCGACGACACGCCGGGTCATGAGATCGGAAACCTTCATCTTTGCTCCCCTTTCGCGCGGGCCATGGGCGCGCTCACGCCTTGATGATGGCGTCGAACGGACACTTGGACTCGCAGATACCGCACTTGATGCACTTCTCGGAGTTGATGTTGTAGACACCCTTGATCTCGCCGGTGATGGCGTCGGCGGGGCAGTTCTTCTTGCACACGCCGCAGCCCTTGCAGGCCTCGGCGATAACGACGTAGTTGGAGAGCGCCGCGCACGCATGCGCCCGACACTTCTTCTCGGCGATGTGCTCCTCGTACTCCTCGCGGAAGTACTTGATCGTCGTGAGAACGGGGTTGGGAGCGGTCCCGCCCAGCTGGCACAGCGATGCGCTCTTGATCACGCTGCCGAGCTGCTCGAGCAGCTCGATGTCACGCTGCTCACCCTTACCCTCGGTGATGCGCGTGACGATCTCGAGCATGCGCTTCGTGCCGATACGGCACGGCACGCACTTGCCACACGACTCCTCCTGCGTGAACGCCAGGAAGTAGCGTGCGAGGTCGACCATGCAGGTGGTCTCGTCGACGACGACCATGCCGCCCGAGCCCACGACCGCACCCGCGGCCATCAGCGCGTCGTACTCCACGGGCGTGTCGAACATGCTTGCCGGGATGCAGCCGCCGGACGGGCCGCCGATCTGCACGGCCTTGGCCGGCTTCCCGCCGATACACCCGCCGCCGACGCCGTTGATGAGCTCGTCGAGCGACAGTCCGAACGGCACTTCGACCAGGCCGCTGTGCTTGACCTTGCCGGTGACCGCGAAGACCTTGGTGCCGCGCGACTTGCCGGTGCCGAACGCCGAGTACGCCTCGGCGCCGTGGCCCATGATCCACGCGACGTTGGCGAGCGTCTCGACGTTGTTTATGCACGTCGGCTTACCCCACAGGCCCGACGTCGTCGGGAACGGCGGGCGCGGCCTAGGCATGCCTCGACCACCTTCGACGGAGGTCATGAGCGCTGTCTCTTCACCGCAGACGAACGCGCCCGCTCCTTCGCGGATCTTGACCGTGAAGGCGAAGTCGGTACCCATCAGTCCCTCGCCGAGATACCCGGCCGCCGTCGCATCCGCGATCGCCTTGCGCAGGCGCTTGACCGCCAGCGGGTACTCGGCGCGGACGTAGACGTAGCCCTCGTCGGCCCCGATCGCGAAGCCGGCGATCGCCATGCCCTCGAGCACCGCGTGCGGGTCGCCCTCGAGCACGCTTCGGTCCATGAACGCACCGGGGTCGCCCTCATCGGCGTTGCAGATCATGTACTTCTTGGGGCCCTCGCTCGCACGGGCCAGCTGCCACTTCATGCCGGTGGGGAAACCCGCGCCTCCCCTGCCGCGTAGACCCGAATCGAGGATCTCCTTGATGACGCCTTCCGGCGTCGAGCGCTCGAGTGTGGCGCGCAACCCTTCGTAGGCGCCAGCTGCAAGCGCGCTGCCCAGGTCCTCGGGGTCGATGACGCCGCAGTTGCGCAGCACGATGCGGTGCTGACGCGAGTTGAAGGGCACATCGGCGTAGCGGACGATCGGCTCGCCGTCATCGCCGCGGTACAGCGCATCCTCGACCGGCCCGGTGCCCGCGATGAGCGCGGCCACGACTTCCTCGGCGACCTTGCCCTTCACGCTCGGGTAGAAGACGCCGTCGGGTGAGGTGACCACGACCGGGCCAAGCGCGCACAGGCCGTGGCAGCCGGTGCGGACCACGCGGAATCGATCCGCGGCGCCGGCCTGCTCGATCGCAGCGTCGAAGCGGTCCGCGATCTCGAGCGAGCCGTTGGCGACGCAGCCTGAGCCGGCGCAGACGCGAATCTCGGCAACGATGGTGTCGGTGGGCGTCGTCACGACTTCGCCTCGCGAAGCAGCTGCTTGGCGAGCTTGCGCGCCTTGCCCGAATCGAGCTGGCCGTTGGGGTGCTCGTCGACCACGACGACCGGAGCCAGACCGCAGCACCCGACACACGCCACCGCCTCGATGGTGAACTGCATGTCCTCCGACGTCGCGCCGACGTCGGTGTTGAGCTCATCGGCGATCGCGCGCATGACCTCGGGCGCACCCGCGACGTGACACGCCGTACCCGTGCAGATGCGCACGATGACCTTGCCGCGCGGCGCCATGTGGAACTGCGAGTAGAACGTCGCGACCCCGTACACCTCGGCGAACGGGGTGTCGCGGCGATGCGCGATGGCGGCGAGAACCGCCCGCGGCAGGTAGCCGTAGGCGTGCTGAGCCTCCTGAAGCACCGGTATGAGGGCGCCCGAATCAGCCTCATGGCGCGCGAGGATAGCGTCGAGTGCGGTCAGATCGACCGCCTCGGTGTCGCGCTCACATGTGCAGGCATCGTGCGTCACGAAAGGACCGGCTTCCTCACTGGTGGCGTACTAATCGAGGTACGAGTGGCAGTAGAGCGTCTCGTTTCGGAGCACCGCCATCGTCTTCTCGAGCGCCTCGTCGAGCTGCAAGTCGGCCGGAGCGGTGCGGGCCACCTTCATCTGCAGTTCGTCGTTGGGGTCCATGATGGCCGAACTCAGGCCTGCGGGGATGAGAATCGCGAGCAGTGCAGCGGCCATCGGGGACTTCACGTGCTCAGGGCACCCATTGTAGATATTCGAGAGGCCGACCGTGGTCTTGAGCGGCGGCTCGTTCAGGTGTCCGAACATCGCGATCGCCTCGGCGGCCTCGACGGCCTGCTGCTGAGCGACGCCCACGGGGAGCAGAAGCGGGTCGAGGTAGACGCGGTCAAGCGGTACGTCGAACTCCATCATCGCGGCCATGATCGTCATCGCCGCTTCAACGCGCTCGTTGGCGTCGCGCGACACGCCCTTCTCGGTCATGCACAAGCCGATGATCTCGGCCTCGTAGGTCTTGGCAAGCGGCAGGAACGTCTCGAGGCGAGCACGCTCGGCCGACGTCGAGTTGATGACCGGCTGCAGCTTGCAGACCTTCAGGCCGGCCTCCATCGCCTCGGGGTTCATCGTGTCGAGGCACAGGCGCGTCTCGGGCACGGCATTCTGTACGACGCCAACGACCCACTCCATCATCTCAGGGCCGCCCTTCGTGGCCGGACCGAGGTTGATGTCGAGGATGTCGGCGCCACCGTCGACCTGCAGGTGCGCCATGCGCTCGATCGGGGCGGCGTCGCGCTCCTTCATTGCCGGTCCGATCGTCTTGCTCATGATGTTGATCTTCTCTCCGATGACGAGCATGTGAGACTCCTTCTGGTCCTTACGCGCGGCCTGAACGGGCGATGAGCGAGGATGCGATGGTGCGCAGTGCCTCGGAGAATTCGGGGTCGGTACCGTACGGCGAGACGCCGTCGCGGTCTGCTCGGCGGACGGCATCGCTGTCGGGAAGCGTGCCGATGAGCTCGATCTCGCCGAGAACCTCGCGCAGATACGCGATGTCCTCGGGGCCACGGACGCGGTTGCCTACGGCGACGACATCGCGCACGCCGATGTCGCCGGCGAGCTGGCGGACGACGTGTGCGGTCTGCACGCTGCGCATGCCCGGCTCCACCACGACGATGAACACGTCGACGCCTTCCGCGGTACCGCGACCCAGGTGCTCGATGCCGGCTTCCATGTCGAGGATCGCGACGTCTTCTGAGTCGAGCAGCAGGTGGCGCATGAACGCCTTGAGGAACGTGCCCTCCGAGCACATGCACCCGCCACCACCCAGCTCGACGGTCCCGGTGCGAAGCAGCGTCACGCCGCCCACGTCGATGCCGCACTTCTCCACGATGTCGGAGACGTCCGGGTTCAGGATGAACATGCCGCCCTTGCCGGGAGCCGCGCCGGTGCGCTCGAGGATGAGTGCGTCTTGCTGCGAGAGCGGCACGCACGTGGCGGTCTGCTCAGGCGTGGCGCCGAGGGCGGCCGCGAGATTGGCGTCCGGATCCGCGTCGATCGCGACGACGCGTCGGCCCTCCTCGACCCACATACGCGCGAGGCTCGATGAGAGCGTGGTCTTGCCCACGCCTCCCTTGCCCGAGATCGCGATCTTCACTGTCCGACCTCCCCTATCCCGGCGGCGTCGAGAACCTTCGGCACGAGGTGCTCGGCTCCCACTGCCATGATGTGGACGCCATCGCATGCGTCACGCGTGTCACGGATGAAGCGTGCGGCGATCTCGATGCCGGTGGCTTCCGGCTCCTTCGATGCTTCGAGTTCGTTGATGAGCTCGGGCGGAACCGCGATGCCCGGGATGTTCTTGTTCATGAAGCGCGCCATCCTCGCCGAGCGGAGCACCACGATGCCGGCGAGCACTTTGGCGCCGCGACAACGAGCGTGCTCCATGAAGCGCAGAAAGCTGTCTTTGTCGTAGACCGCTTGCGTCTGGAAGTACTTCGCGCCGGCGCGCACCTTCTTGTCGAACTTGGCGAGCTGGGGCCGTATCGGGTTGGAGTCCGGCGTGACGACGGCGCCGGCGAAGATCTCGGGCGCGCCTTTGAGGTCGTTGCCCATCAGGTCGGTACCTGCGTTGAGCGCCGCGACCGCATCGAGGATCTGCACCGAGTCCAGATCGAACACCGGCTTGGCCTGCTTGTGGTCGCCCACGACCACGT from Coriobacteriia bacterium harbors:
- a CDS encoding 4Fe-4S binding protein, whose product is MTTPTDTIVAEIRVCAGSGCVANGSLEIADRFDAAIEQAGAADRFRVVRTGCHGLCALGPVVVTSPDGVFYPSVKGKVAEEVVAALIAGTGPVEDALYRGDDGEPIVRYADVPFNSRQHRIVLRNCGVIDPEDLGSALAAGAYEGLRATLERSTPEGVIKEILDSGLRGRGGAGFPTGMKWQLARASEGPKKYMICNADEGDPGAFMDRSVLEGDPHAVLEGMAIAGFAIGADEGYVYVRAEYPLAVKRLRKAIADATAAGYLGEGLMGTDFAFTVKIREGAGAFVCGEETALMTSVEGGRGMPRPRPPFPTTSGLWGKPTCINNVETLANVAWIMGHGAEAYSAFGTGKSRGTKVFAVTGKVKHSGLVEVPFGLSLDELINGVGGGCIGGKPAKAVQIGGPSGGCIPASMFDTPVEYDALMAAGAVVGSGGMVVVDETTCMVDLARYFLAFTQEESCGKCVPCRIGTKRMLEIVTRITEGKGEQRDIELLEQLGSVIKSASLCQLGGTAPNPVLTTIKYFREEYEEHIAEKKCRAHACAALSNYVVIAEACKGCGVCKKNCPADAITGEIKGVYNINSEKCIKCGICESKCPFDAIIKA
- a CDS encoding CBS domain-containing protein; translated protein: MKVSDLMTRRVVDMPSDSSVASVAKRMRDEQVGSVIITKDGHMVGIVTDRQITHTVVADGGDPTTVHVSEIMFTDFVPLEPDMDLSQAVRLQRELAMRRLPVVENGKPVGILSVSDIAAFAKELIDCVLVEGEVRVLRRGGK
- a CDS encoding AAA family ATPase, which gives rise to MRWRPHHGSGSRAPRAEGSRRRRDRGGRTVKIAISGKGGVGKTTLSSSLARMWVEEGRRVVAIDADPDANLAAALGATPEQTATCVPLSQQDALILERTGAAPGKGGMFILNPDVSDIVEKCGIDVGGVTLLRTGTVELGGGGCMCSEGTFLKAFMRHLLLDSEDVAILDMEAGIEHLGRGTAEGVDVFIVVVEPGMRSVQTAHVVRQLAGDIGVRDVVAVGNRVRGPEDIAYLREVLGEIELIGTLPDSDAVRRADRDGVSPYGTDPEFSEALRTIASSLIARSGRA
- a CDS encoding phosphohydrolase, producing the protein MPVAGCPGQDARALTAEDVACPVCGYAVEFFSDERSRKCQSCGQKVMRDRGDNCADWCSAAADCAILRGMRPDSE
- a CDS encoding NAD(P)H-dependent oxidoreductase subunit E, with translation MTHDACTCERDTEAVDLTALDAILARHEADSGALIPVLQEAQHAYGYLPRAVLAAIAHRRDTPFAEVYGVATFYSQFHMAPRGKVIVRICTGTACHVAGAPEVMRAIADELNTDVGATSEDMQFTIEAVACVGCCGLAPVVVVDEHPNGQLDSGKARKLAKQLLREAKS
- the fdhF gene encoding formate dehydrogenase subunit alpha, giving the protein MTEPLTTATVTLTVDGRSIAARDGASVLEACREAGVHIPTLCHDPRLEPFGACRLCVVQIEGMRGFPTSCTTAASEGMVVTTKSDALHSIRSTIVELLLSDHKIECLTCESNGKCGLQDAAYDLGIEAARFEGERHESGCDDENPLIARDLSKCISCGRCVRICHEVQGCDVWGFTNRGFESVPNTAFGMSMREAGCEFCGQCVSTCPTGALTDRLSRFKGRHWEVEWTRTTCGYCGVGCTIEFATNDGQVIGARAPLDAGPNHGNLCAKGRYGWSFAQHPDRLTTPLIRRDGELVEATWDEALALVAGELSRIRDAHGGDAVAGLASAKCTNEENYLFQKLMRAGLGTQNIDHCARLUHSSTVAGLAAAFGSGAMTNSIDDLGQAEVILVIGSNTTEAHPIIGIELKRAAMHGTRVFVIDPRSIRLARHAEKWLAVEPGANVALINAMMRVILDEGLADEEFIAKRTEGFEAVRELVADYDIDAAATITGISVDDIREVAIAYGSAERSAIVYSMGVTQHESGTEQVRAVANLAMMTGNIGRPGTGVNPLRGQNNVQGACDLACLPNCLPGYQPLTTDSVLRACELWEMEPELSAEPGLTLVEMMDAAHAGSLKAMYVMGENPVIADPDQVHVLEGLEALDFLVVQDIFMTETASLADVVLPAASFLEKEGTFTNTDRRIKRARKVIDSPGDALPDGEIIVRLSHLLGIDDEYASPSEVMIEMSAFTPQYGGVSYKRLEAEGEVRWPCPDDDHPGTPILHAERFTRGLGEFKAVDYRVPTDTVSAERPLILTTGRQLWNFHTNTMTKRSAGLSGLKDRGYVEISRQDAAARGICDGDAVEVVGERGTVTAQASVAERGGPKTGVVFMAFHFADAPANLLTGTTLDPSAKIPNLKVTSVQVQKVGRA
- a CDS encoding 5,10-methylenetetrahydrofolate reductase, which encodes MTLKDAFERGEFVVTSEVGPPKGIDIAEMMHAAENMKSRVHAVNVTDNQAAVMRLSTIAACIHLKQAGLEPVLQVTGRDRNRLAIQSDLLGAASFGVTTVLALTGDHVVVGDHKQAKPVFDLDSVQILDAVAALNAGTDLMGNDLKGAPEIFAGAVVTPDSNPIRPQLAKFDKKVRAGAKYFQTQAVYDKDSFLRFMEHARCRGAKVLAGIVVLRSARMARFMNKNIPGIAVPPELINELEASKEPEATGIEIAARFIRDTRDACDGVHIMAVGAEHLVPKVLDAAGIGEVGQ
- a CDS encoding dihydropteroate synthase — translated: MLVIGEKINIMSKTIGPAMKERDAAPIERMAHLQVDGGADILDINLGPATKGGPEMMEWVVGVVQNAVPETRLCLDTMNPEAMEAGLKVCKLQPVINSTSAERARLETFLPLAKTYEAEIIGLCMTEKGVSRDANERVEAAMTIMAAMMEFDVPLDRVYLDPLLLPVGVAQQQAVEAAEAIAMFGHLNEPPLKTTVGLSNIYNGCPEHVKSPMAAALLAILIPAGLSSAIMDPNDELQMKVARTAPADLQLDEALEKTMAVLRNETLYCHSYLD